Genomic segment of Candidatus Omnitrophota bacterium:
CTAAAGGTGAAGAAGACGAAGAGACAGAAGAAGGGCAGGAAGCAGGGTTATCGGAAGGAGAGGTTAAAGAAGAAGTGCAAGAGGATATGCAAGATAATAGAGAGAATGAAGAAATTTAATATTACAGTTTTAGGCGATGGGGGATGGGGGGCGACGTTAGCAATGTTACTCTACCGTAAAGGTTTCAAAGTTACTCTTTGGGGCGTATTCCCGGATTATATTTCTTATTTAAATAAAAAGAGAGTTAATACCAGATTCCTACCCGGTATAAGAATACCTTCCGGCATAGAGATTACATCCTGTTTAAATGAAGCAGTGTCTGATAAAGATTTACTGGTTTTGGCTATCCCTTCGCAATATTTACGTGGTATTCTTAAGAGAATCAAGCGGCTGGATTATCCCCGGCATGCCGTATATTTAAGCGTTACCAAGGGTATAGAGATAGGTACGCTGAAAAGGATGTCCGAAGTTATACGCGATGAGATGGGCAAGATAAAATTAGCAGTGCTCTCCGGGCCGACGGTTGCCCATGAAGTTGCTAAAGGAATACCCACTGCCTGTGTGGTTGCTTCCGGCGATAAGGATTTAAGAAAATACCTGCAGGGTATTTTTATGGCCGAGAGGTTCAGGGTTTATACCAATGACGACGTTATCGGTGTAGAATTAGGGGGGAGCCTGAAGAACGTTATTGCTATTGCCTGCGGTATCTCTGATGGCCTGGGTTTTGGCACAAATACAAAGGCAGCCCTTTTATCGCGGGGGTTGGTGGAAATTTCCCGGCTCGGTTCCAGTATGGGCGCAAAGGCAAAGACCTTTAGCGGTATAAGCGGCCTCGGAGATTTAGTGACTACCTGTATTAGCCCTTATAGCAGGAATAGGTTTGTGGGCGAGCGGATAGGCAGAGGTAAGTCCTTAAAACAGGTAACCGCGCATATGCAGATGGTGGCAGAGGGTATCCCTACGGCAAAATCCGCGTATGCCTTGAGCCTAAAATATAAGGTAGATATGCCTATTATCAGGGAAGTTTACGCTGTTCTTTATAAGGATAAATCTGCTAAAGAAGCAGTCAGGGATTTGATGACTCGGGAGAGAAAAGAAGAATAACGGGGCGTGGTCATCCTCCTACGCCCTTTGGATTTACAGTAATAGCTGTGGCGGGCTTCGGAGGATTTCGCCACGAAGACAAAAAGATTAACGGGGCGTGGCTCAGTTTGGCTAGAGCGCTTGAATGGGGTTCAAGAGGTCGACAGTTCAAGTCTGTCCGCCCCGACCAATTTATAGAATAGGATTAAAGGCAAAAAGGAGGTAGGCGAAATGAACTACGAAGGACCGGAAAGAAGGCAACACCCGCGCATAACTGCCCGTTTTATTGTTTCGTATCGCATACTTGAGGAAGCCAACAACATAGATATTTCCCAGACTAAAAACGTAAGTTTAGGCGGCATGCTCTTAACCACAAACAGGGCATTCAGCATAGGCACTAACCTGGCTTTAGAGATACGTTTACCTTTTGACGCTAACCCGATTATGATTGTGGCTAAAGTTATGGAATCGCGCGAAATCAGCAAAGACCTGATTTACGATACCAGGCTTCAATTCCTGGCGATAGACGAAAGGCATAGGAGCGTAATTAAGGATACCGTAGATTATTATCTCAAGAAAGGATAAGTAATGAGAAAGATAAATGTAGGCCTGATTGGTTTTGGCAATGTTGGCTCAGGCGTAGTAAAAATTCTCTCTGAAAAAAAGGCCCTATTAAGCGCAAAGATAGGTTTAGAGATAAATGTCAAAAAAATCTGTGACAAGGACATTGCCTCTAAACGTAATGTTACCGTGGATAAAGGCCTTTTGACCAGGGATGCCCGGGAGATTATTGACGATCCCCAGATAGACATTGTCGTAGAGTTAATGGGCGGTATCCACCCGGCCAAGGACTATATTACTGAGGCACTGAAGAAGGGTAAGAATGTGGTTACCGCGAATAAAGCGCTCCTCGCTCAGGAGGGCAGGGAATTATTTGCCCTGGCGCAGGACCGCGGCAAGAGTATTTATTTTGAGGCCTCGGTAGGGGCAGGTATTCCGATTATAAAATCATTGCGCGAAGGATTGGTGGCGAATAAGTTTTACAGTATTTTTGGCATAGTAAACGGAACTTCTAATTTTATATTATCACAGATGTCACATAATAACTGTAGTTTTAATGATGCCCTTTCTGAGGCCAAGGCCAGGGGCTTCGCCGAAAAAGACCCCAGTTTGGATATAGAAGGCATAGACTCGGCGCATAAATTAATCCTGTTGACTTATCTGGCTTTCGGGAGATTGGTGAGCATGGATGAAGTATTTATCGAGGGTATTTCGCGGGTATCCCCGGCGGATATTAATTACGCCAAAGAAATGGGGTTTGAAATAAAATTATTGGCTATTGCCAAAAAGGAATCCGATGAATTGGAGATAAGGGTCCATCCTACCCTTATACCTAAGGCGCACCTGCTCTCTTCGGTTGGCGGCATATTCAACGCGATATACGTATCCAGCGATTTAGCCGGCAACCTGCTTTTTTATGGCCCGGGCGCCGGGCAATTATCCGCTGCCTCTGCTGTAGTATCAGACCTGGTGGATTTGACCCAGGGTATTAAGGCAGGGATGTTTAGGCCCACTTTAAATATAGGAGTGGATAAATCCGTAAAGAAATTACGGCGCATAAACGAAATTGAAAGTAAATATTACATACGTTTTATGGCCCTGGATAAGCCCGGCGTATTGGCAAAGGTTTCCGGGGTGCTGGCTAAATTCGGCATCAGCATAGCTTCGGTTACCCAGAAGGAGAGGAGAAAGACGCAGGTTGTGCCTATTATGATGATCATCCACGAGGCCAAGGAAAAAGACCTGCGCTCTGCCCTTGCAATAATTGACCGGATGGATATCATAAAGCAAAAGTCAGTAGCGATAAGAATAGAGGAAGTATAAATATTGTTTGAATGTTTAAATGTTTAAAAGTTAAAGGGGAGCCAAATGCAATATAGTGGCGTGATTGAAAGATATAAAAAATATCTACCGGTGACAAGAAAGACGCCCGTTATTACTTTAAAAGAGGGCAATACTCCTTTAATACATGCCCGTTATTTAAGCAAGCTGATGGGCAAAGGTTATGAAGTCTACCTGAAATACGAAGGCCTTAATCCCACGGGTTCTTTTAAGGACAGGGGCATGACCCTGGCTATTTCCAAAGCCTCTGAAGAAGGCGCAAAGGCAGTGATGTGCGCTTCTACGGGCAATACCTCGGCATCAGCTGCGGCCTATGCTGCGGTTGCAGGCCTTAAGTGTATCGTACTTATACCTCGCGGCGCGATTGCCTTAGGCAAGCTTAGCCAGGCACTCATCCACGGGGCAAAGGTTTTAGCCGTGGATGGGAACTTTGACGACGCCTTGAATTTAGTCAGGGAAATTACTGAAGATTATCCCATAACTTTAGTCAATTCCCTAAATCCCTACCGTATAGAAGGCCAAAAGACAGGTAGTTTTGAAATCTGCGACTGTTTAGGTTCTGCGCCGGATTTTCAGGTTATACCAGTGGGTAATGCCGGGAATATTACTGCTTATTGGAAGGGATATAAAGAATACAAAGAATCAGGTAAAATTAAAAAATTACCGAAGATGCTGGGTTTTCAGGCTGCGGGTGCCGCCCCCATTGTTAAAGGCTATCCTGTAAAAAATCCCAGGACCATTGCCACAGCTATACGTATTGGTAATCCTGCCAGTTGGAAACAGGCAGAGCGCGCGCGCGATGAATCCGGCGGCCTGATTGATATGGTTTCCGATAGCCAAATCCTGGCTGCCTATAAATTATTAGCGCAGAAAGAGGGCGTATTTGTAGAGCCAGCCTCTGCAGCTTCTGTCGCGGGTTTATTAAAATTAGTGAAAAGGGGATATTTTAAACCAACGACCAACGACCAACGACCAACGACAAAAATAGTTTGTATCCTTACCGGTCATGGATTAAAAGACCCTGACCGGGCGATAAAGAGTATAAAAGAACCGAAAGTAGTAAAGCCCAACTTAAAAGCGGTATTGAGAGAGATTGGGTATTAGTATTGTTTAAATGTTTAAATGTTTAAATGTTTGAATGCCCAAAATTAATTAGTAGCTTAACCCGGTGAGCCTAAAAAATAAAAGAATTTTGATTACCGCAGGGCCGACGTGGGTCCCTATAGATAGCGTAAGGGTTATCAGTAACATTGCCACAGGCGAAACCGGAAGGCTCCTGGCGCGTAAACTTATAAGTTTAGGTGCTAAGGTTACTCTTTTATTGGGTGCGGTAGAATCCTGTTGCCTGGATAAGAAGATAAATCCCGCTCTTTCTTATGACGACAATAGACAGTGTCGTAGAAAGGGCGGGATAAAGTTAATCCGTTTTAAGTTCTTTGGCGAATTAAGAAATAGGCTTAATAAAGAATTAAGCGCAAAAAAGTATGATTATATAATACACTCTGCGGCTATTTCGGACTTTAAACCAACGCGCATATTTAACGGAAAACTTGATTCGCAAAAGGCAATCAGCTTAAAATTAAAACCACTGCCTAAGGTCTTTAGGGATATACAGCGGGTTTCTCCTAAAAGCAGGCTGGTGATGTTTAAACTGGAAGCCGGGGTTTCTGATAACACTTTAATTCAACGGGCAAAAGCAGCACAGCATAAAGCAGGCGCTGAATTCATAGTAGCAAATACCCTCAGGCCTTACCGCGCCTTTGTTATTGATAGAAGAGGTAATATTTTATCGGCGAATAGCAAGAATGATTTAGTAAGGAAATTAATCAAGAGGATACAATTTTTATGCTTATAGCTTACAGCTGAAATATGAAATACATAGTTTTAGTCGGCGACGGTATGGCGGATTATCCCTTAAAAGAGCTGGGGGAACGTACGCCCTTAGAGGTGGCGCGCACGCCAAATATGGATTTTATTGCCAAGCACGGCAGGCTCGGCCGGATTAAAACCATACCCAAAGATATGGCGCCTGCTTCAGACGTAGCTAATATTTCTATCTTTGGCTATAACCCCGCAGAATATTATACGGGCAGGGGGCCTCTGGAAGCGGCAAACCTAGGCATAGA
This window contains:
- a CDS encoding NAD(P)-dependent glycerol-3-phosphate dehydrogenase, translated to MKKFNITVLGDGGWGATLAMLLYRKGFKVTLWGVFPDYISYLNKKRVNTRFLPGIRIPSGIEITSCLNEAVSDKDLLVLAIPSQYLRGILKRIKRLDYPRHAVYLSVTKGIEIGTLKRMSEVIRDEMGKIKLAVLSGPTVAHEVAKGIPTACVVASGDKDLRKYLQGIFMAERFRVYTNDDVIGVELGGSLKNVIAIACGISDGLGFGTNTKAALLSRGLVEISRLGSSMGAKAKTFSGISGLGDLVTTCISPYSRNRFVGERIGRGKSLKQVTAHMQMVAEGIPTAKSAYALSLKYKVDMPIIREVYAVLYKDKSAKEAVRDLMTRERKEE
- the thrC gene encoding threonine synthase, yielding MQYSGVIERYKKYLPVTRKTPVITLKEGNTPLIHARYLSKLMGKGYEVYLKYEGLNPTGSFKDRGMTLAISKASEEGAKAVMCASTGNTSASAAAYAAVAGLKCIVLIPRGAIALGKLSQALIHGAKVLAVDGNFDDALNLVREITEDYPITLVNSLNPYRIEGQKTGSFEICDCLGSAPDFQVIPVGNAGNITAYWKGYKEYKESGKIKKLPKMLGFQAAGAAPIVKGYPVKNPRTIATAIRIGNPASWKQAERARDESGGLIDMVSDSQILAAYKLLAQKEGVFVEPASAASVAGLLKLVKRGYFKPTTNDQRPTTKIVCILTGHGLKDPDRAIKSIKEPKVVKPNLKAVLREIGY
- a CDS encoding homoserine dehydrogenase, whose translation is MRKINVGLIGFGNVGSGVVKILSEKKALLSAKIGLEINVKKICDKDIASKRNVTVDKGLLTRDAREIIDDPQIDIVVELMGGIHPAKDYITEALKKGKNVVTANKALLAQEGRELFALAQDRGKSIYFEASVGAGIPIIKSLREGLVANKFYSIFGIVNGTSNFILSQMSHNNCSFNDALSEAKARGFAEKDPSLDIEGIDSAHKLILLTYLAFGRLVSMDEVFIEGISRVSPADINYAKEMGFEIKLLAIAKKESDELEIRVHPTLIPKAHLLSSVGGIFNAIYVSSDLAGNLLFYGPGAGQLSAASAVVSDLVDLTQGIKAGMFRPTLNIGVDKSVKKLRRINEIESKYYIRFMALDKPGVLAKVSGVLAKFGISIASVTQKERRKTQVVPIMMIIHEAKEKDLRSALAIIDRMDIIKQKSVAIRIEEV
- a CDS encoding PilZ domain-containing protein, whose translation is MNYEGPERRQHPRITARFIVSYRILEEANNIDISQTKNVSLGGMLLTTNRAFSIGTNLALEIRLPFDANPIMIVAKVMESREISKDLIYDTRLQFLAIDERHRSVIKDTVDYYLKKG
- a CDS encoding phosphopantothenoylcysteine decarboxylase, which encodes MSLKNKRILITAGPTWVPIDSVRVISNIATGETGRLLARKLISLGAKVTLLLGAVESCCLDKKINPALSYDDNRQCRRKGGIKLIRFKFFGELRNRLNKELSAKKYDYIIHSAAISDFKPTRIFNGKLDSQKAISLKLKPLPKVFRDIQRVSPKSRLVMFKLEAGVSDNTLIQRAKAAQHKAGAEFIVANTLRPYRAFVIDRRGNILSANSKNDLVRKLIKRIQFLCL